A genomic region of Desulfosarcina ovata subsp. ovata contains the following coding sequences:
- a CDS encoding amino acid ABC transporter ATP-binding protein, with amino-acid sequence MNDKHSILKCTNISKSYDDQLILSNVSVELTKGEIKVLIGPSGGGKSTLLQCINCLVIPDSGKIVIEDHPIHLTRKPDLYRLRQQVGMIFQDFNLFDHLTALENITIALCKVKKLDKPAARKRAQIELEQVGLADKATLYPAQLSGGQKQRVAIARALAMDPKILLLDEPTSALDPTLIGEVISVIKGLADKGMTMIMATHQISLINNIADEILFMEKGRIVEQGAPSVLLGKGNESRSQGFCDKLNDLAAVEG; translated from the coding sequence ATGAACGATAAACATTCTATTTTGAAGTGCACGAACATCTCCAAATCGTATGACGATCAACTCATTTTAAGCAATGTCAGCGTAGAGCTGACCAAAGGCGAGATCAAAGTGCTCATCGGCCCTTCCGGAGGCGGGAAAAGCACGCTCTTGCAGTGCATCAATTGTTTGGTAATTCCGGATTCCGGAAAAATCGTTATCGAAGACCACCCCATCCATCTGACTCGCAAACCGGACCTATACCGTCTGCGACAACAGGTCGGCATGATTTTTCAGGATTTCAATTTATTCGATCATCTCACGGCGCTGGAAAACATCACCATCGCTCTGTGCAAGGTCAAGAAACTGGACAAACCGGCAGCCAGAAAACGGGCGCAGATCGAGCTGGAACAGGTGGGGCTGGCCGACAAGGCGACCCTCTACCCGGCCCAGTTATCCGGCGGACAAAAACAACGGGTGGCCATTGCCCGGGCACTGGCCATGGATCCCAAGATTCTGCTGCTTGACGAGCCGACCTCCGCCCTGGACCCCACGCTTATCGGAGAGGTGATCTCGGTCATCAAGGGGCTGGCGGACAAGGGGATGACCATGATCATGGCCACCCATCAAATCAGCCTGATCAACAACATCGCCGACGAAATTCTGTTCATGGAAAAGGGGCGCATCGTGGAACAGGGCGCGCCGTCCGTACTCCTTGGCAAGGGCAATGAAAGCAGGTCCCAGGGGTTTTGCGACAAACTGAATGATCTGGCCGCCGTGGAGGGGTAG
- a CDS encoding ABC transporter ATP-binding protein, whose product MTSILSVSSVTVKFGGLLALDDVTLEVEKGELLSLIGPNGAGKTTLLKVIIGTVTPVSARLTLGDADITALPTHKRARLGLALTHQIVRPFSNMNVLENVMFAAGHEKVSRTLKALVTLDRKPERTLAMACLERVGIESFAGQEVSSQPLGVIKRMEVARALSQSPRVLLLDEPLAGLNSREAAMLADTIREIANQGITIVMIEHNLSEVLRISDRLHVLDNGRNLAQGAPMEVMKQPDVRAAYLGG is encoded by the coding sequence ATGACAAGCATACTCTCCGTCTCCTCGGTAACCGTTAAATTCGGCGGCCTGCTGGCCTTGGACGACGTAACGCTGGAAGTCGAAAAAGGCGAACTGCTCAGCCTGATCGGCCCCAACGGGGCAGGCAAGACCACACTTCTCAAGGTGATCATCGGCACGGTGACGCCGGTTTCGGCCCGCCTGACCCTGGGGGACGCAGACATCACGGCACTGCCCACCCACAAACGGGCCCGGCTGGGCCTTGCCTTGACCCATCAGATCGTGCGTCCTTTTTCAAACATGAACGTTCTTGAGAACGTCATGTTTGCCGCTGGCCATGAGAAGGTGAGCAGGACCCTGAAGGCTCTGGTCACCCTGGACCGCAAACCGGAAAGGACCCTGGCCATGGCCTGCCTTGAACGGGTGGGTATCGAGTCTTTTGCCGGCCAGGAGGTTTCGAGCCAGCCGCTGGGCGTGATCAAGCGCATGGAAGTGGCAAGGGCGCTTTCCCAGTCTCCCCGGGTATTGCTTTTGGACGAACCCTTGGCGGGTCTCAACAGCCGGGAGGCAGCCATGTTGGCCGATACCATCCGGGAGATCGCCAACCAGGGCATTACCATTGTCATGATCGAACACAATCTGAGCGAGGTGCTGCGCATCAGCGACCGGCTGCACGTACTGGACAACGGTCGCAATCTTGCCCAGGGGGCGCCCATGGAGGTCATGAAACAGCCCGATGTGCGGGCTGCCTACCTTGGAGGCTAA
- a CDS encoding branched-chain amino acid ABC transporter permease: MLFLELVVQGLIQGSTYAIIAVGLTLVYGLLRVLHVAHAGLFTLGAYLGVLVTNHTGSLGIGVTVAATGAALAGILIYRLVYEPILDRPPYVALIASIGLYMGMEELFRLVFGPFGMSFVTPPLQDVVQVAGIYLRTCQIATVVINLVLLGILAWVAQGTKVGTGWRATVDDPKMAACFGIDPIRVRYLVFGMGSALAAVAGVLVALLSNLVEPTMGAVPSYKSLAIIVLGGLGNVGGTLIASLVLGVVEAFGTIYLGSLLDRDAIAFAFLIIVLMIRPTGLFTSR; the protein is encoded by the coding sequence GTGCTGTTCCTTGAACTTGTCGTCCAGGGACTGATCCAGGGTTCGACCTACGCCATCATTGCCGTGGGTCTGACCCTGGTCTACGGGCTGCTGCGGGTTCTGCATGTGGCGCATGCCGGTTTGTTCACCCTCGGGGCCTATCTCGGGGTGCTGGTGACCAACCACACCGGCAGCCTCGGCATTGGCGTAACCGTGGCGGCCACGGGCGCGGCGCTGGCCGGAATTTTGATCTACCGCCTGGTGTACGAACCTATTTTGGACCGCCCGCCCTACGTGGCGCTGATTGCATCCATCGGGTTGTACATGGGTATGGAGGAGCTTTTTCGCCTGGTTTTCGGTCCTTTCGGTATGAGTTTCGTCACCCCGCCGCTTCAGGATGTGGTCCAGGTGGCCGGCATCTATTTAAGGACCTGCCAGATCGCCACGGTGGTCATCAATCTTGTGCTGCTGGGCATCCTTGCCTGGGTGGCCCAGGGCACGAAGGTGGGCACGGGATGGCGGGCCACGGTGGACGATCCCAAGATGGCCGCCTGTTTCGGTATCGATCCCATCCGGGTGCGCTATCTGGTGTTCGGCATGGGATCGGCGTTGGCTGCCGTGGCCGGGGTTTTGGTGGCGCTCTTAAGCAACCTGGTGGAACCCACCATGGGGGCGGTGCCTTCGTACAAATCCCTTGCCATTATTGTTCTAGGAGGGCTCGGCAATGTGGGCGGTACCCTCATCGCCTCCCTTGTCCTCGGCGTGGTGGAGGCTTTCGGGACCATCTACCTTGGCAGTCTTCTCGACCGGGATGCCATTGCCTTCGCATTCCTGATCATAGTTCTCATGATCCGGCCCACCGGGCTTTTTACATCGAGGTGA
- a CDS encoding ABC transporter substrate-binding protein, which yields MKRALLILVTVAVAMCWNTGWASDSIKIGFNAPLTGFAASDGESAKFGAELAVKQINDTGGVLGKKLELVVYDDQANAAQVIPIANKLIGQDKVTVCVSGSYSAPTRSAAGIFQEAKIPFISAYGIHPDITRAGDYVFRTSFLGEVQGRAGAKLVGELLGRKKVVMITLKNDFGKSLAAGFKEKAADFGITIVNEYEYAIKDRQFGAIVAKVKADAPDAIYASGYFFTAGPLVTQLRAAGVTVPVIGQEGYDSQKFIEIAGKAAEGVIITTSLDRDSDVPETRDFIKAFEDLAGYPADMVAASAHTAVRAAALAIQSAGSADPAKIRDALAAIHMKASTGTIHFNALGEVMKAVQNQVVKEGNWHRHSVIDDPVLLAPPEK from the coding sequence ATGAAAAGAGCATTGTTGATTTTGGTCACTGTCGCCGTCGCCATGTGCTGGAACACAGGTTGGGCGTCGGATTCCATCAAAATCGGGTTTAACGCACCGTTGACCGGTTTTGCCGCCTCGGACGGCGAATCCGCCAAATTCGGGGCCGAACTGGCCGTCAAGCAGATCAACGACACCGGCGGTGTGCTTGGCAAAAAACTGGAATTGGTGGTCTACGATGACCAGGCCAATGCGGCCCAGGTCATCCCCATCGCCAACAAGCTCATCGGCCAGGACAAGGTTACCGTTTGCGTGTCGGGCAGTTACTCGGCCCCCACGCGGTCTGCCGCCGGTATTTTCCAGGAAGCGAAAATTCCCTTTATCTCTGCCTACGGCATTCATCCCGACATCACCAGGGCTGGGGATTATGTCTTCCGGACCTCTTTTCTCGGAGAAGTTCAGGGCCGGGCCGGCGCCAAACTGGTCGGAGAACTTCTCGGCAGGAAAAAGGTGGTGATGATCACCCTGAAAAACGATTTCGGTAAATCCCTGGCCGCCGGGTTCAAGGAAAAAGCCGCCGATTTCGGTATCACCATTGTCAATGAATACGAATATGCCATCAAGGACCGCCAGTTCGGCGCCATTGTGGCCAAGGTCAAGGCGGACGCCCCGGATGCCATCTATGCTTCCGGTTACTTTTTCACCGCCGGTCCCCTGGTCACCCAGCTTCGTGCGGCGGGCGTGACCGTTCCGGTTATCGGGCAGGAGGGATACGACTCCCAGAAATTCATCGAGATCGCCGGCAAGGCTGCAGAGGGCGTTATTATCACGACTTCTCTGGACCGCGATTCGGACGTTCCCGAAACTCGCGACTTCATCAAGGCCTTTGAAGACCTGGCCGGCTATCCCGCCGACATGGTGGCGGCCTCCGCGCACACCGCCGTCCGGGCTGCTGCCCTGGCCATTCAAAGCGCCGGCAGCGCCGATCCCGCCAAGATCCGGGATGCCCTGGCCGCCATTCATATGAAGGCCTCCACCGGGACCATTCATTTCAACGCCCTGGGCGAGGTGATGAAGGCGGTCCAGAACCAGGTGGTTAAAGAGGGCAACTGGCATCGCCATTCCGTGATTGACGATCCCGTGCTGCTTGCCCCGCCGGAAAAATAG
- a CDS encoding amino acid ABC transporter permease — MPTALSVVIDALPYLLQGSLLTASIVVAAMLLGLVIGTFMAVGLVYGNKVVRYLLTLYLWIFRGVPVVVLLFLFYFGIFNFFGLPFSAFTAVTIVLGMTTGAYQANIFRGAILSLPQGQFKAASGLGMTDSQAIRCIILPQILRISIPAWSNEFSIILKDSALAFVIGAPEIMARTQFVASRTYQHLAMYITAGVIYFFLTWAGVMALRKLEQHVRIPGYSYNGSR, encoded by the coding sequence ATGCCAACCGCACTATCAGTCGTCATCGACGCCCTACCTTATCTACTGCAAGGCTCCCTTCTGACGGCAAGCATTGTGGTCGCTGCCATGCTGCTCGGTCTGGTCATCGGAACCTTCATGGCCGTCGGGCTGGTTTACGGCAACAAGGTCGTCCGCTATCTGCTGACGCTCTATCTGTGGATTTTCAGAGGGGTGCCGGTGGTCGTACTGCTCTTTTTGTTCTACTTCGGAATTTTTAATTTTTTCGGCTTACCGTTCAGCGCCTTCACTGCCGTGACCATCGTCCTGGGAATGACCACCGGCGCTTATCAGGCCAATATTTTCAGGGGCGCCATCCTCTCGCTGCCCCAGGGCCAATTCAAGGCGGCCAGCGGCCTGGGCATGACCGACAGCCAGGCCATACGCTGCATCATCCTGCCGCAAATTTTGCGCATTTCCATCCCGGCCTGGTCCAACGAGTTTTCGATCATCCTCAAGGATTCAGCCCTGGCCTTTGTGATCGGCGCGCCGGAAATCATGGCCCGGACCCAGTTCGTGGCTTCCCGCACCTACCAGCACCTGGCCATGTACATCACGGCCGGAGTCATTTACTTTTTTCTCACCTGGGCCGGCGTGATGGCGCTAAGAAAGCTTGAGCAGCATGTACGCATACCAGGCTATTCATATAACGGAAGCCGATGA
- a CDS encoding ABC transporter substrate-binding protein, whose translation MLRKKLLIICGILMLVFCGQAFGAGKLVNGIDANFPPFAFIDKTGQPSGFDVEAMDWVAKEIGMEVSHQPIEWDGIITSLLTKKIDIIASGMSITEERAKKVNFSIPYWVIKQVMVAKKDSSLTIDDILNGKKAVGVQQGTSEAKWIKQEAAKKGWNLKLHYYSSAPLAVEDVLNGRIDAAAMDDAPAKDAMGKKAVKIVGTFGMHDEEFGYAVRKEDTELLKKVNAALEKLMGTPEWTALIEKYELNK comes from the coding sequence ATGCTGAGAAAAAAATTACTTATTATCTGCGGTATCCTGATGCTGGTATTTTGTGGCCAGGCCTTTGGCGCCGGCAAACTGGTCAACGGTATTGACGCCAACTTTCCGCCGTTCGCCTTCATCGACAAGACCGGCCAGCCAAGCGGCTTCGATGTCGAGGCCATGGACTGGGTGGCAAAAGAGATCGGCATGGAGGTTTCCCACCAGCCCATCGAGTGGGACGGCATCATCACCAGCCTGCTGACCAAGAAAATCGATATCATCGCCTCCGGCATGAGTATAACCGAAGAACGGGCCAAGAAAGTCAATTTTTCCATTCCCTACTGGGTCATCAAGCAGGTCATGGTCGCCAAGAAAGATTCATCTCTTACCATCGATGACATTCTCAACGGCAAGAAGGCTGTTGGTGTTCAGCAGGGTACCTCGGAAGCCAAATGGATCAAGCAAGAGGCCGCCAAAAAAGGTTGGAACCTGAAACTGCATTACTACAGCTCCGCCCCGCTGGCCGTTGAAGACGTGCTCAATGGCAGGATCGACGCGGCCGCCATGGACGACGCCCCGGCAAAGGATGCCATGGGTAAGAAGGCCGTCAAGATCGTCGGCACCTTCGGCATGCACGACGAAGAGTTCGGCTATGCGGTCCGCAAGGAAGACACGGAGCTTCTGAAAAAAGTCAACGCCGCGCTTGAGAAGCTGATGGGCACCCCCGAATGGACTGCCTTGATTGAGAAGTATGAGTTGAATAAGTAA
- a CDS encoding class I SAM-dependent methyltransferase has protein sequence MAGSVYYDEKLSGKRLERCYRIASPRVEQYLKAEIRHVLDRIRPTDAVLELGCGYGRVTTRLAKAARRTVGIDSAAGNIAYARSLDSEESCEFLIMDALALGFPDKAFDVVVCIQNGICAFNVDRQALVLEALRVARRGGIVLFSSYSDRFWPHRLAWFEAQSAEGLVGPIDYAASKNGSIVCTDGFRAGRMTPGDFSELCAALGVRFTTCEIDDSAVFCEIAN, from the coding sequence ATGGCCGGCTCGGTTTATTACGATGAAAAACTATCCGGCAAGAGGCTGGAACGGTGCTATCGAATCGCATCCCCGCGCGTCGAGCAGTACTTGAAAGCGGAAATCCGCCATGTGCTGGATCGTATTCGGCCCACCGATGCCGTGCTTGAACTCGGCTGTGGGTACGGCCGGGTCACGACCCGGCTGGCCAAGGCCGCCAGACGGACCGTCGGCATAGACAGCGCCGCCGGGAACATCGCCTATGCCCGCAGCCTCGACAGCGAAGAATCGTGCGAATTTCTGATCATGGACGCACTGGCGCTCGGCTTCCCGGACAAGGCCTTCGATGTCGTGGTCTGCATCCAGAACGGCATCTGTGCCTTCAACGTCGACCGACAGGCCCTTGTTCTCGAAGCACTGCGGGTGGCTCGCAGGGGCGGCATCGTGTTGTTCTCATCCTACTCGGACCGTTTCTGGCCGCACCGCCTGGCCTGGTTCGAAGCCCAGTCTGCCGAGGGCCTTGTGGGCCCAATCGATTATGCGGCCAGCAAGAACGGGTCCATCGTCTGTACGGATGGGTTTCGCGCAGGAAGAATGACGCCCGGAGATTTCAGCGAACTGTGCGCGGCGCTCGGAGTCAGGTTCACGACCTGTGAAATAGATGATTCCGCCGTTTTTTGTGAGATTGCCAATTAA
- a CDS encoding amino acid ABC transporter permease, with amino-acid sequence MELSPFYQELFTSLNRGVIMSVALIVPSAVGGVLIGILAGTVRTFGSRIGRAIGDGYAAVFRGTPLVVQLFVIYFGLPNLGIYFTPYAAAVTGFTLCSGAYQSEYIRGALLSIKNGQYFGAQALGFTTFQTIFWIIVPQAIRRAIHGCGNEIIYLIKYSSLAFIVTCIELTGEGKTIATEYFRFTEVFTIIGIYYLVLVSLAMLILKKIEEWLYIPGFGHH; translated from the coding sequence ATGGAACTGTCGCCTTTTTATCAGGAACTTTTCACCAGCCTCAACCGGGGCGTGATCATGTCGGTGGCGCTGATCGTGCCCTCGGCGGTGGGTGGTGTGTTGATCGGCATCCTCGCCGGCACCGTGCGCACCTTCGGCAGCAGAATCGGCAGGGCCATCGGCGATGGCTATGCCGCCGTTTTTCGCGGCACTCCGTTGGTCGTACAACTGTTCGTCATCTATTTCGGTCTGCCCAACCTGGGCATCTACTTCACGCCCTATGCCGCCGCGGTCACCGGCTTTACCCTATGCAGCGGCGCCTATCAGTCGGAATATATCCGCGGAGCACTGCTCTCCATTAAAAACGGCCAGTATTTCGGTGCCCAGGCTCTGGGGTTCACCACTTTTCAAACCATCTTCTGGATCATCGTCCCCCAGGCCATACGACGGGCCATTCACGGGTGCGGCAACGAGATCATCTATCTGATCAAATACTCATCCCTGGCGTTCATTGTCACCTGCATCGAGTTGACCGGCGAAGGCAAAACCATCGCCACCGAGTATTTTCGCTTTACAGAAGTATTCACCATCATCGGGATTTACTATCTCGTGCTGGTCTCCCTGGCTATGCTGATCCTGAAAAAAATTGAAGAATGGCTTTATATTCCCGGCTTCGGCCATCACTAA
- a CDS encoding pyridoxal phosphate-dependent aminotransferase, translating into MQEHLTPQNLLSSSRRVRAISPSATKQMAIIAARVGGCVSLGQGVPSFITPPHIIEAVTHALKNDVGSGQYSLQTGMTALRQCIARRFLEEKKVSVDPESEICVTVGGMEALLATVMTVVDEGNQVILPSPTYASYTEQVVLAGGTPVYVPLTDKWELGLKAITEAITPRTKALMLCNPGNPTGTVFSDEQVLAICELAVAHGFVVIIDEAYDYMVYGGGMPVNPLSVERFRDNVISISSLSKKYALTGWRVGWVIAAARWMEQIMKVHDAATICAPTPSQIAALAAMEGDQQCVRDMCIELTKRRALCCKRLDRLSDYFSYVPPRGAFYVMSKYRFTDDNSKEVAIRLLEEAKVITIPGGAFGLGGEGHLRLSFGGEEKVIDEAFDRIERWLR; encoded by the coding sequence ATGCAAGAACACCTTACACCACAGAACCTGCTTTCCTCCAGCCGCCGGGTGCGAGCCATCTCGCCTTCGGCCACCAAACAGATGGCGATCATCGCCGCACGCGTCGGAGGCTGCGTCTCTCTCGGCCAGGGTGTTCCTTCATTCATCACCCCACCGCACATCATCGAGGCGGTTACCCATGCCTTGAAAAACGATGTGGGTAGCGGGCAATACTCCCTGCAAACCGGGATGACGGCTCTGCGCCAGTGCATTGCTCGCCGTTTTCTTGAGGAGAAAAAAGTAAGCGTCGACCCCGAAAGCGAAATCTGCGTGACAGTTGGCGGCATGGAGGCGCTGTTGGCCACGGTCATGACCGTGGTGGATGAGGGCAACCAAGTTATTCTTCCCTCTCCCACCTACGCCTCCTACACCGAACAGGTTGTGCTCGCCGGCGGCACGCCCGTGTATGTTCCGCTGACCGACAAGTGGGAACTGGGTCTTAAGGCCATTACAGAAGCCATTACCCCGAGAACAAAGGCCCTGATGCTTTGCAACCCGGGCAATCCAACAGGAACGGTTTTTTCCGACGAGCAGGTCCTGGCAATCTGCGAACTGGCAGTCGCCCACGGTTTTGTGGTCATCATCGACGAAGCGTACGACTACATGGTCTATGGCGGTGGCATGCCGGTCAACCCCCTCTCGGTTGAACGGTTTCGCGACAACGTCATCTCCATCTCTTCGCTCTCTAAGAAATACGCCCTTACCGGATGGCGTGTGGGCTGGGTGATCGCTGCGGCCCGGTGGATGGAACAGATCATGAAGGTTCACGACGCAGCAACCATCTGCGCGCCTACCCCTTCCCAGATCGCGGCCCTGGCGGCCATGGAAGGCGATCAGCAATGCGTGCGGGATATGTGCATCGAGCTGACCAAACGAAGGGCGCTTTGCTGCAAGCGCCTTGACCGCCTGAGCGACTATTTCTCCTACGTGCCGCCCAGGGGGGCTTTCTATGTCATGTCCAAATACCGCTTTACCGATGACAATTCCAAGGAGGTGGCCATCCGTCTACTGGAGGAGGCCAAAGTGATCACCATCCCCGGCGGCGCTTTTGGATTAGGCGGCGAGGGGCACCTGCGCTTGTCGTTTGGTGGTGAGGAAAAGGTGATCGATGAAGCCTTTGACCGAATCGAACGGTGGCTGCGGTGA
- a CDS encoding ABC transporter ATP-binding protein, whose amino-acid sequence MLLTLEQVCCAYGNMQVVNQMDLSVEKGSVTALLGANGAGKSSLIMALAGHVTVTSGRVLYDDQNITHLSPMERVKRGIALCPEGRRLFKDLSVKENLVTGGYTRSKEQCEKNMTRVIEMFPRLGERLRQKAGSLSGGEQQMLAIGRALMADPRLLMVDELSLGLMPKAIDICYAAIRELNREGMTILLVEQSTQRALEAADAVLVLESGNTVWQGSAEEAAQSSEMIDSILGLHGDEKK is encoded by the coding sequence ATGTTATTAACGCTGGAACAGGTGTGCTGCGCTTACGGCAACATGCAGGTGGTCAACCAGATGGACCTGTCGGTGGAAAAAGGTTCCGTTACCGCCTTGCTGGGGGCCAACGGCGCGGGAAAATCCTCCTTGATCATGGCCTTGGCCGGGCATGTCACGGTAACCTCGGGCCGGGTTCTCTACGACGATCAAAATATCACTCACCTTTCTCCCATGGAACGCGTCAAGCGGGGTATCGCCCTTTGCCCGGAAGGTCGCAGACTATTCAAGGATTTGAGCGTCAAGGAAAACCTGGTGACGGGCGGCTATACCCGGTCCAAGGAGCAATGCGAAAAAAACATGACCCGGGTGATCGAGATGTTTCCCCGGTTGGGAGAACGACTGCGCCAGAAGGCCGGTTCCCTCTCCGGCGGCGAACAGCAGATGCTGGCCATTGGCCGGGCGCTGATGGCCGATCCCCGACTTCTCATGGTGGACGAACTCTCCCTGGGACTCATGCCCAAGGCCATCGATATTTGCTACGCCGCCATTCGCGAACTGAACCGCGAAGGCATGACCATTCTTCTCGTGGAGCAAAGTACCCAGCGCGCCCTGGAAGCGGCCGACGCCGTGCTGGTTTTGGAGTCCGGCAATACCGTTTGGCAGGGTAGCGCAGAAGAGGCGGCCCAGTCTTCGGAGATGATCGATTCTATTTTGGGCCTTCATGGTGATGAAAAAAAGTGA
- a CDS encoding branched-chain amino acid ABC transporter permease, whose protein sequence is MGLYEISLAMNVGIYIILAVGLNLITGYCGQISLGHAAFFGIGAYCAALLAKAGFPLFATLGAGCILAGIVGAVIGLTSLRVREDFLAIVTMGVAFLFVGIVRQQEVLGGEMGISGIPSHGLGQWGFLGLIWGSAIFCVLFAWHVKRSWMGFAFEAVANDEETAKVLGLDVKSYKIAAFAMGTAMAGIAGGLYTYYTRFIIPDTFGFIQSVTILSIVAVGGIGSIAGCVVSAVILVLMPEFFRFINDYKLLLYGVLLFSVMRFAPEGLAGVFRMIFGGKEAKSA, encoded by the coding sequence ATGGGGCTTTATGAAATCAGCCTGGCGATGAACGTTGGCATCTATATTATCCTGGCCGTGGGACTGAACCTGATCACGGGTTACTGCGGCCAGATCTCCTTGGGACATGCCGCCTTTTTCGGCATCGGGGCCTACTGCGCCGCCTTGCTCGCCAAGGCCGGGTTCCCATTGTTTGCCACCCTTGGCGCCGGATGCATCCTGGCCGGTATCGTGGGGGCGGTGATCGGGCTCACCAGTCTGCGGGTCCGTGAGGATTTTCTTGCCATCGTCACCATGGGCGTTGCCTTTTTATTTGTGGGTATTGTCCGCCAGCAGGAGGTGTTGGGCGGCGAGATGGGTATTTCCGGTATTCCTTCCCACGGCCTTGGCCAATGGGGTTTCCTGGGCCTGATCTGGGGCTCGGCCATCTTCTGTGTCCTTTTTGCCTGGCATGTGAAGCGCTCCTGGATGGGCTTTGCCTTCGAGGCCGTGGCCAATGACGAGGAAACCGCCAAAGTTCTCGGCCTGGATGTAAAATCCTACAAGATTGCCGCTTTTGCCATGGGAACGGCCATGGCCGGCATTGCCGGCGGGCTTTACACCTACTACACCCGCTTCATCATTCCGGACACCTTCGGGTTCATTCAGTCGGTGACCATTCTCTCCATAGTAGCGGTGGGGGGCATCGGCTCCATTGCCGGCTGCGTTGTTTCGGCCGTGATCCTGGTGCTCATGCCCGAGTTTTTCCGATTTATCAACGACTATAAACTACTGCTTTACGGAGTGCTGTTGTTCTCGGTGATGCGCTTTGCTCCTGAGGGCCTTGCCGGTGTTTTCAGGATGATTTTCGGTGGGAAGGAGGCGAAAAGCGCATGA
- a CDS encoding transposase: protein MPRQSQIDAPGALHHIIVRGIERRKIFLDDQDRNSFIERLGHIVEHTGTMCYAWALIPNHPHLLLRTGQAPIATVMRRLLTGHAVGFNKRHRRSGHLFQNRYKSILCQEDPCFLELVRYPRNALNLNTHSRPEESM from the coding sequence ATGCCCAGACAATCCCAAATAGATGCCCCCGGCGCCCTTCACCATATAATTGTGCGGGGAATTGAACGGCGGAAAATATTCCTTGATGACCAGGATCGAAACAGCTTTATCGAACGGCTGGGGCACATCGTTGAGCATACGGGAACCATGTGTTACGCATGGGCGCTCATCCCAAACCATCCTCATCTTTTGCTGCGTACCGGCCAGGCGCCAATCGCTACTGTGATGCGCCGTCTTCTGACCGGCCATGCCGTAGGCTTTAACAAACGCCACCGTCGTTCTGGTCACTTGTTTCAGAACCGCTATAAATCGATCTTGTGCCAGGAAGATCCCTGCTTTCTTGAGCTGGTGCGGTACCCAAGGAACGCTTTGAATCTCAACACGCACTCAAGGCCCGAGGAATCGATGTAG